Proteins encoded within one genomic window of Eublepharis macularius isolate TG4126 chromosome 10, MPM_Emac_v1.0, whole genome shotgun sequence:
- the ANKRD37 gene encoding ankyrin repeat domain-containing protein 37, whose translation MLLLWDCNAESEDLSYLMEAGAEVNIPADTVRQQPAHLAAYGGHAFFLLWQQLTGADLNHQDWLGEAPIHKAAKVGSLECLTLLVASHVTIDLCNKKGQTAEDLALAFGFSDCAQFLMTMRETQNRKAINQVSDSLSNRNDLLREAPTRQKRASESRASISKKTMRSNHTGFSQH comes from the exons ATGTTGTTACTGTGGGATTGCAATGCAGAG TCTGAAGACCTGAGCTACCTGATGGAAGCAGGAGCCGAAGTAAACATACCTGCTGATACGGTGCGCCAGCAACCTGCTCACCTGGCTGCTTACGGAGGCCATGCTTTCTTCCTCCTTTGGCAACAGCTGACAGGAGCCGATCTGAACCACCAG gattgGCTTGGGGAAGCTCCAATTCACAAAGCAGCTAAAGTTGGGAGTTTGGAGTGTCTCACCTTACTTGTTGCCAGTCATGTCACCATCGA CTTATGCAACAAGAAGGGACAAACTGCAGAAGACCTGGCGCTGGCTTTTGGATTTTCGGATTGTGCTCAGTTCCTCATGACAATGAGAGAAACTCAAAATAGGAAAGCAATCAATCAAGTCAGCGATTCCCTCAGTAACAGAAACGACCTGCTGAGAGAGGCTCCAACAAGGCAAAAACGAGCAAGTGAAAGCAGGGCATCCATAAGCAAGAAGACAATGAGATCAAACCATACAGGGTTTAGCCAGCACTAA